In the genome of uncultured Sphaerochaeta sp., the window GAGACCGGCATCAAGCTGAAGGTTGTCACCGCAGCGAGCGGCACCTATGCCCAGACACTGAAGAGTGAGATTGCCAAGAGCAATCCTCCGGTAATCTTCCAGACCAATGGCCCTGTGGGCTTGAAAGAGAGCAAGGGCTACACCGCCGATCTGACCAACTCAGGCTTCTACAAGATCCTCAGTGACAAGTCGATGGCCCTTACGGATGATGGCAAGGTACTTGCCATTCCCTATGCCGTGGAAGGCTATGGCATCATCTACAACGACGCCATCATGAGAAAGTACTTTGCACTTCCCTCGAAGGCCGTCTCCATCAAGAGTGCCGACGAGATCCGCAATTTTGCAACGCTCAAGGCAGTTGTCGAGGATATGACCAAGCACAAGAGTGAACTGGGCATCCAGGGGGTATTTGCTTCCACCAGCCTTTCTGCAGGCAACCAGTGGAGATGGCAGACCCACCTCGTAAACGTTCCCTTGCACTTCGAGCTTCGCGATGCAAATGTTCCTGCAGGCAGCAAGGTCCCTGAGATCAAGTTCACCTACAGTGCGAACATGAAGAACATCTGGGATCTGTACCTGAACAACAGCACCACCGCCGTCGGCCTGCTTGGTTCCAAGAGCGTTGACGACTCCATGGCTGAGTTTGCTCTCGGTCAGGCTGCCATGGTCCAGAACGGCAACTGGGGCGCAAGCCAGATTCTTGGTGTCAAGGGCAACAAGGTTGCTGACGCAGACATCAAGTTCCTGCCCATCTATACCGGTATTGCCGGCGAGGAAAACTCAGGCCTGAATGTCGGAACCGAGAACTACCTGTGCATCAACAGCAACGCAAGTGCCGAGCAGCAGGCAATGGCCGACCAGTTCCTGACCTGGCTCTTCTCCAGCGAGACCGGCAAGCAGTTCGTAAAGAACGACCTGATGTTCATCACTCCGTTCAATACCTTCAAGGACAATGAGTTGCCGACCGATCCCCTTGCCAAGGAAGTCATCCGCTGGATGAACCAGCCTGGTGTGAACAGTGTACCTTGGGCCTTCACCGTCATTCCTTCCGAAGAGTGGAAGAACCAGTTTGGTGCCGCTCTTGCTGAATACAGCGTAGGAAAGAAGACCTGGGCACAGGTTGAGAAAGTTGCTGTCGACGCTTGGAAGACCGAATTCGATCTGACCAACTGATAGCAATCGTACCGAGGACAAGCCGCCTGCCTTCTGTGTAAGGCAAGGCGGATTGCCCATTTTCTGGGAGTCATCCATGCAGAAATCCATACAAAAATATTTTGCATTGTTCGCCTTGCCCGGTTTGCTTTGCTTCGCCATTGCATTCCTCGTACCGATGGTGATGGGCGTGGTGCTCTCATTCTTCAAGTTCAGCACCGTAACCGACGGAACATTCATCGGATTGGAAAACTACCGAAGGATTTTCATCAATGATGACTTCACCTCAGCATTGTGGTTTACCGTACAATTCACCGTTGTGTCGGTGATCACGATCAATGTGGGGGCTTTCTTCCTTGCCATGCTGCTGACCCGGGAAATCAAGGGAACCAATCTCTTTCGAACCATCTTCTTCATGCCGAACCTCATCGGAGGCATTGTCCTTGGCTGGATCTGGCAGGTCATCATCAACGGTGTATTGCTCAAAAGCGGCGTGACCATCGTCAGCGACCCCAAATATGGGTTCTGGGGCCTGGTTGTCCTGATGAACTGGCAGAACATCGGCTACATGATGGTCATCTACATTGCGGGTATCCAGAACATTCCCCATGACCTGATCGAGGCAGCCCAGATTGACGGGGCAGGGAAGTTCACCATGCTCAAGTCGGTCATTCTCCCTTCCATCATGCCTTCCATCACCATCTGTTCCTTCCTTACCCTTACCAACGGGTTCAAGCTCTTCGACCAGAACCTTGCACTCACCGCAGGCGATCCGGGGAAACAGACCGAGATGCTTGCACTCAACATCTTCAATACTTTCTACGGACGTTCCGGCTTTGAAGGGGTCGGACAGGCGAAAGCAGTACTCTTCACCGTCCTGGTTGCCATTATAGCCCTCACCCAGCTTCGGCTTACCCGCAGCAAGGAGGTGGAAGCATGAGTATCCAAACCCAGAAGAAACGTACAAATATGGCTTTGGTGGTCTTCTTGGCTGCCCTGGCACTCATCTTTCTGACTCCTATTCTCGTGGTATTGGTCAACTCCTTCAAATCGAAGTTGTTCATCTCCAACGAACCCTTCTCGCTTCCCAATGCAGACACCTTTGCCGGAAGCGAAAACTATATCAGCGGCTCGCAGAAGATCAAATTCCTCAATGCATTCGGCTACTCGCTGTTCATCACCGTGTTTGCCGTCATCGGCATCTCCTTGGTGACGAGCATGCTTGCCTGGTACCTTACCAGGGTGAAAACAAAATTCACCAGTTTTGCCTACTACCTGTTGGTCTTCTCCATGATCGTCCCGTTCCAGATGGTCATGTTCACCATGAGCAAGACGGCAAACATGCTGCACTTGGACAATCCGATCGGCATCATCGTGCTGTACATCGGCTTTGGAGCCGGACTGGGAACCTTCATGTTCAGCGGGTTCATCAAGAGCATTCCCCTCAGCTTGGAAGAGGCTGCCATGATCGATGGGGCGGGGCCGGTGAAAACATTCTTTCTCATCGTCTATCCGATGCTCAAGAGCACTGCCATCACGGTGGCGATCCTGAACACCATGTGGGTGTGGAATGACTACTTGCTTCCCTATCTGACCATCGGTACCGAATACAAGACCATCCCCGTTGCAATCCAATACCTCAGGGGTGGATACGGGGCTGTGGATATGGGAGCAATGATGGCCATGCTGGTGCTGGCCATGATACCCATCATTCTCTTCTATCTCTCCGCCCAGAAGTACATCATCCGTGGTGTGGTGGCAGGGGCCGTGAAGGGCTGAGGAAAAGACGATGAACAGTACGAATGTACGCAATGCAGGTATCCTGCTTCATATCACAAGCCTTCCCTCAGCGTATGGCATCGGAGATTTGGGTCCTGAGGCATATGCTATGGCAGACTGGCTTGCAAAAGCCCGCATCAACCTCTGGCAGTTGCTTCCCCTCGGACCTACCGGGTATGGAAACTCCCCCTATGCTGCACGCTCCACGTTTGCCGGAAACGAGTTGATGATCGACCTCGAGCAGTTGCTTCTGCAGGGGTTCCTCAAAGCTTCGGATGTGGCCGATCATCCTACGTTCCCTGCCCAGCGGGTGGACTTTGATGCAGTGCAGAGGTGGAAACTGCCACTGCTCAAGCAGGCTGCAGCCGCATTCCTGGACCAGGGCAAGGACAAGCAGGCATGCTTTGCGGAGTTTTGCTCTCAGCACTCCTTCTGGTTGGATGAGTATGCCCATTTCATGGTGCTGATGGAGCAGTATGGTGATGGACGTTGGTTCAGCCATTGGCCCAAGGAGTATGCAACGCGTGAAGGGGAAGCACTCAGGCAGTTTGCTTCCGATCATGAGATGCAAATCATGCAATGGAAAGTCCTGCAGTTTTTCTTTTCCCAGCAGTGGAAAGCCTTCAAGCACTATGTGAACAGCAAAAACATCCAGCTCATTGGTGATGTGCCGATTTTTGTGGCTGCTGACAGTGCGGATGCCTGGAGCAACCTGCATCTGTTCAAGACGGATGAGAAGGGTCACTTCCGTGCCGTGAGCGGTGTTCCCCCTGATTTCTTCAGTGCAACCGGCCAACTCTGGGGCAATCCCGTCTACGATTGGAAGGTACTGGAACAGGAAGGGTACGCTTGGTGGCTCAAGCGCCTGGAGCGGCTTTTCTCGTT includes:
- a CDS encoding ABC transporter substrate-binding protein codes for the protein MKKHLLIALMIVSLAMSTALFAAGSKEAASAKEVYFLNFKPEIADVYESKIAPAFEAETGIKLKVVTAASGTYAQTLKSEIAKSNPPVIFQTNGPVGLKESKGYTADLTNSGFYKILSDKSMALTDDGKVLAIPYAVEGYGIIYNDAIMRKYFALPSKAVSIKSADEIRNFATLKAVVEDMTKHKSELGIQGVFASTSLSAGNQWRWQTHLVNVPLHFELRDANVPAGSKVPEIKFTYSANMKNIWDLYLNNSTTAVGLLGSKSVDDSMAEFALGQAAMVQNGNWGASQILGVKGNKVADADIKFLPIYTGIAGEENSGLNVGTENYLCINSNASAEQQAMADQFLTWLFSSETGKQFVKNDLMFITPFNTFKDNELPTDPLAKEVIRWMNQPGVNSVPWAFTVIPSEEWKNQFGAALAEYSVGKKTWAQVEKVAVDAWKTEFDLTN
- a CDS encoding sugar ABC transporter permease; this translates as MQKSIQKYFALFALPGLLCFAIAFLVPMVMGVVLSFFKFSTVTDGTFIGLENYRRIFINDDFTSALWFTVQFTVVSVITINVGAFFLAMLLTREIKGTNLFRTIFFMPNLIGGIVLGWIWQVIINGVLLKSGVTIVSDPKYGFWGLVVLMNWQNIGYMMVIYIAGIQNIPHDLIEAAQIDGAGKFTMLKSVILPSIMPSITICSFLTLTNGFKLFDQNLALTAGDPGKQTEMLALNIFNTFYGRSGFEGVGQAKAVLFTVLVAIIALTQLRLTRSKEVEA
- a CDS encoding carbohydrate ABC transporter permease, with the translated sequence MSIQTQKKRTNMALVVFLAALALIFLTPILVVLVNSFKSKLFISNEPFSLPNADTFAGSENYISGSQKIKFLNAFGYSLFITVFAVIGISLVTSMLAWYLTRVKTKFTSFAYYLLVFSMIVPFQMVMFTMSKTANMLHLDNPIGIIVLYIGFGAGLGTFMFSGFIKSIPLSLEEAAMIDGAGPVKTFFLIVYPMLKSTAITVAILNTMWVWNDYLLPYLTIGTEYKTIPVAIQYLRGGYGAVDMGAMMAMLVLAMIPIILFYLSAQKYIIRGVVAGAVKG
- the malQ gene encoding 4-alpha-glucanotransferase, yielding MNSTNVRNAGILLHITSLPSAYGIGDLGPEAYAMADWLAKARINLWQLLPLGPTGYGNSPYAARSTFAGNELMIDLEQLLLQGFLKASDVADHPTFPAQRVDFDAVQRWKLPLLKQAAAAFLDQGKDKQACFAEFCSQHSFWLDEYAHFMVLMEQYGDGRWFSHWPKEYATREGEALRQFASDHEMQIMQWKVLQFFFSQQWKAFKHYVNSKNIQLIGDVPIFVAADSADAWSNLHLFKTDEKGHFRAVSGVPPDFFSATGQLWGNPVYDWKVLEQEGYAWWLKRLERLFSLTDILRIDHFRGFDAYYEIPSGEKTAEHGKWVNVDGDAFFKAVRKRFGSVPIIAEDLGIMTESVRRLRDGNDLPGMKIFQFGFTRNKDGMPNYHDDFLPHNWGENFVVYTGTHDNNTTAGWFASLGREDKDIVLSYLGCEENDLLWSMLRLLMLSHARTAVIPMQDVLGKGEEARMNYPSTCNERNWSWRMEKHACTDSLAQSLSHLVEISARTGKRADELL